A window from Ciconia boyciana chromosome 21, ASM3463844v1, whole genome shotgun sequence encodes these proteins:
- the SLC30A2 gene encoding proton-coupled zinc antiporter SLC30A2 yields MAAGEEKRHLLSQGAGGSYLGAVQKNGHNSVQGQAPALELGARRSRHCHAQGAAGHPGQQQRARRKLYLAAGICLVFMVGEAVGGYLAHSLAILTDAAHLLTDFASIMISLFALWVSSRPPTKTMNFGWHRAEILGALLSVLSIWVVTGVLVYLAAQRLLSANYDIEGGVMLITSACAVAVNVVMGVALHQTGHRHGHSHGAASEQPNASVRAAFVHVVGDLLQSVGVLVASYIIFFKPEYKYVDPICTFLFSALVLGTTLTILRDVLLVLMEGTPKGMDFNAVRETLLAVEGVEAVHSLHIWALTAAQPLLSVHIAINAGASAQEVLEEASSRLQDTFRFHTTTIQVESYSEEMRDCQECQPPRD; encoded by the exons ATGGCAGCCGGCGAGGAGAAACGGCACCTGCTGAGCCAGGGCGCAGGCGG GTCCTACCTGGGGGCTGTGCAAAAGAACGGGCACAACTCGGTGCAGGGACAGGCGCCCGCCCTGGAGCTGGGGGCACGGCGCAGCCGGCACTGCCACGCACAGGGGGCTGCCGGccaccctggccagcagcagcgGGCACGCAGGAAGCTCTACCTGGCCGCTGGCATCTGCCTCGTCTTCATGGTGGGGGAAGCCGTGG GTGGGTACCTGGCACACAGCCTGGCCATCCTGACGGACGCAGCCCACCTCCTGACGGACTTCGCCAGCATCATGATCAGCCTCTTTGCGCTCTGGGTGTCCTCGCGTCCCCCCACCAAAACCATGAACTTCGGCTGGCACCGGGCAG AGATCCTGGGGGCCCTGCTCTCCGTGCTCTCCATCTGGGTGGTGACGGGTGTCCTGGTCTACCTGGCGGCCCAGCGCCTGCTCTCGGCCAACTACGACATCGAGGGTGGCGTCATGCTCATCACCTCCGCCTGCGCCGTGGCTGTCAATGTCGT gatGGGGGTGGCCCTGCACCAGACGGGGCACAGGCACGGGCACAGCCATGGGGCAGCCAGCGAGCAGCCCAACGCCAGCGTCCGCGCTGCCTTTGTCCACGTCGTGGGGGACCTGCTGCAGAGCGTCGGCGTCCTCGTTGCGTCCTACATCATCTTCTTTAAG CCTGAGTACAAGTACGTGGATCCCATCTGCACCTTTCTCTTCTCCGCGCTGGTGCTGGGGACGACGCTGACCATCCTCCGCGACGTCCTCCTCGTCCTCATGGAGG gcacccctAAAGGGATGGACTTCAACGCCGTGCGGGAGACGCTGCTGGCGGTGGAGGGGGTGGAGGCCGTGCACAGCCTCCACATCTGGGCACTGACTGCGGCACAGCCGCTGCTCTCCGTGCACATCGCCATCA ACGCGGGTGCCAGCGCgcaggaggtgctggaggaggcCAGCTCCCGGCTGCAGGACACCTTCCGCTTCCACACCACCACCATCCAGGTGGAGAGCTACTCCGAGGAGATGCGGGACTGCCAGGAGTGCCAGCCCCCCCGTGactga